From Nitratidesulfovibrio vulgaris str. Hildenborough, a single genomic window includes:
- the phoU gene encoding phosphate signaling complex protein PhoU, with protein METHFHRELQKLRLTILEMAAHATTAIEDATTALIRRDVDLASKVVAGDRHINALECDVDERSLRLIALDQPMAVDLRSIVATMRLSMDLERIGDESSNIARYARFLAERPKLSGLEGLEQLTGHAVGMARKAIDSFRNGDPGSAREVLVLDRRCNEIERETRAGFMEMMRKDGDTVERALHAIFAARSLERVGDLSTNIAESVIFIEEGLNIKHSCPQKV; from the coding sequence GTGGAAACGCATTTTCACAGGGAACTGCAGAAGCTCCGGCTCACCATCCTCGAAATGGCGGCACACGCCACCACCGCCATAGAGGACGCCACCACCGCCCTCATCAGGCGCGATGTCGACCTTGCCAGCAAGGTCGTGGCGGGTGACAGGCATATCAACGCCCTCGAATGTGATGTCGATGAACGCAGCTTGCGTCTTATCGCCCTCGACCAGCCCATGGCGGTCGACCTGCGCAGCATCGTCGCCACCATGCGGTTGAGCATGGACCTTGAGCGCATCGGCGACGAATCGTCGAACATTGCCCGGTACGCCCGGTTTCTCGCCGAACGCCCGAAGCTGTCCGGGCTGGAGGGGCTGGAGCAACTCACGGGGCATGCCGTGGGCATGGCACGCAAGGCCATAGACAGTTTCCGTAACGGCGACCCGGGCAGTGCCCGTGAAGTGCTGGTGCTCGACAGACGCTGCAATGAGATAGAGCGTGAGACGCGCGCTGGTTTCATGGAGATGATGCGCAAGGATGGCGATACGGTAGAGCGTGCGTTACATGCCATTTTCGCCGCACGCAGCCTTGAGCGGGTGGGTGACCTCTCCACCAATATCGCCGAGTCGGTCATCTTCATCGAGGAAGGGCTCAACATCAAGCATTCCTGTCCTCAGAAGGTCTGA
- a CDS encoding GAK system XXXCH domain-containing protein, whose product MEHDKRRSGAGGKGAKPDSGGSCFEPGGMHPKTLEDEGTCLPCVTLQLDGLGGGAGHEDDIPDVEPMSFAVPAVDDGPFDEDRFSHLAVAALPTEYGSFKKWLAKAFHQLREAAETGVFPDEPTVQRFIAACRRMTELDGRGSETFSAFLAQAHRFAEAVRGGDHEAGRAALDALEAHRRRCHARYR is encoded by the coding sequence ATGGAACATGACAAACGCCGTTCAGGTGCAGGCGGAAAAGGGGCGAAGCCGGACTCGGGCGGTTCGTGCTTCGAACCCGGCGGCATGCACCCCAAGACGCTTGAAGACGAAGGAACCTGTCTGCCGTGCGTGACCCTGCAGCTTGACGGGCTGGGCGGCGGGGCAGGGCATGAGGATGACATCCCTGATGTCGAGCCCATGTCTTTCGCTGTCCCAGCAGTGGATGACGGTCCTTTCGATGAGGACAGGTTCTCTCACCTTGCCGTGGCGGCACTTCCCACCGAGTACGGTTCGTTCAAGAAATGGCTGGCCAAGGCCTTTCACCAGCTGCGCGAGGCTGCCGAGACCGGAGTGTTCCCCGATGAGCCGACAGTGCAGCGATTCATCGCCGCATGCCGTCGCATGACCGAACTCGATGGCAGGGGAAGCGAGACCTTTTCGGCGTTCCTTGCACAGGCCCATCGTTTTGCGGAAGCCGTCCGGGGCGGTGACCACGAGGCGGGTCGCGCCGCGCTCGATGCGCTGGAAGCCCATCGACGCCGTTGCCATGCCCGGTACAGGTGA
- a CDS encoding GAK system CofD-like protein has product MPFPSIPHPFESDETPPELGPRLLFFTGGTALRGLSRELIDHTHNSVHLVTPFDSGGSSAMLRSCIAMPAVGDLRNRLLALADRRVVPSSVLDICNMRLPRDGDRQALLQTLYGMASARDAVWRGVPRVFGEALRVHLRYFLEQMPEAFDPRGASLGNLIMAGGFLHHGRRLEPVLLFLSRLLRVRGVVLPTVHEDLHLMAELADGSVIVGQHRITGKDAPAIASPIRRLAITRRLPAAGAETVEEYRSPLSPLAATYIATADLICYPMGSFWTSVVANLLPVGVGGCVAQADCPKVYIPNVGDDPEQLGMSVAAAVAVLLATLPA; this is encoded by the coding sequence ATGCCGTTCCCCAGCATCCCGCACCCTTTCGAGAGCGATGAGACCCCGCCTGAACTCGGGCCCCGCCTGCTGTTCTTCACAGGCGGCACAGCGCTACGTGGGCTGAGTCGCGAACTCATCGACCATACCCACAATTCGGTGCATCTGGTCACCCCTTTCGATTCGGGTGGCAGTTCAGCCATGCTGCGCAGCTGCATCGCCATGCCTGCGGTGGGCGACCTGCGTAACAGGCTTCTGGCACTTGCCGATCGTCGAGTGGTGCCATCGTCGGTGCTTGATATCTGCAACATGCGCCTCCCCCGCGACGGTGACAGACAGGCATTGCTGCAGACACTCTATGGCATGGCGTCAGCGCGTGATGCCGTGTGGCGTGGCGTTCCGCGGGTGTTCGGCGAGGCTTTGCGCGTGCACCTGCGCTATTTCCTCGAGCAGATGCCCGAGGCCTTCGACCCCAGAGGGGCGAGCCTCGGCAATCTCATCATGGCAGGGGGCTTTCTGCATCATGGCAGGCGCCTTGAACCGGTGCTGCTTTTCCTTTCGCGTCTTTTGCGCGTGCGGGGGGTTGTCCTGCCCACGGTGCATGAGGACCTCCACCTGATGGCTGAGCTTGCCGACGGGTCGGTCATCGTCGGGCAGCATCGTATAACCGGTAAGGATGCCCCCGCCATAGCCTCGCCCATCCGCAGGCTTGCCATCACGCGAAGGTTGCCTGCCGCGGGCGCTGAAACCGTGGAGGAATACCGTTCGCCCCTCTCGCCCCTCGCGGCGACCTATATCGCCACGGCAGACCTCATCTGCTACCCCATGGGCAGCTTCTGGACGAGTGTCGTGGCGAACCTCCTGCCCGTCGGCGTGGGAGGTTGCGTGGCACAGGCCGATTGTCCCAAGGTCTACATTCCCAATGTGGGGGACGACCCAGAGCAACTCGGCATGAGCGTGGCGGCTGCCGTGGCGGTGCTGCTGGCGACTCTCCCGGCGTGA
- the alaS gene encoding alanine--tRNA ligase, translating into MITANEIRRRFLEFYKAHGHEAVRSSSLVPKDDPSLLFTNAGMVQFKKIFLGQEKRAYSRATTSQKCLRVGGKHNDLENVGRTARHHTFFEMLGNFSFGDYFKEDAIKFAWKFLTEELKLPKERLYATVFRDDDEAEQLWLKHSDIPAERIYRMGEKDNFWSMGDTGPCGPCSEILIDQGEHMTCGPDCGIGKCDCDRFLEIWNLVFMQYDQDATGKREPLPKPSIDTGMGLERITAVCQGVFSNFDTDIFQAIIQYTCGLANVSYRSDDETDTALRVIADHSRAIAFMITDGILPSNEGRGYVLRRLIRRAYRFGRLIGLTDTFLHKTALKVVDIMGDDYPELRENSDFMARVVREEEDRFNRTLDKGLSMLEDELATLSASGAAHVPGDIAFRLYDTFGFPLDIVNDIAEKRGFSVDEDGFKALMKEQKERAKAAWKGSGEKDIASRFQPLLEEGMRSEFIGYDHLCGEGRIVALMDEHALAVERLAAGQKGYLVTNRTPFYGASGGQSGDIGTIASPSGKVRVVDTIKPSPELVVHHVEAVEGDILLDQEVDLTVTEDDRVASARNHTCTHLLHAALRRVLGDHVKQAGSLVAPDRLRFDFTHIAPMTPEELAAVEREVNRVIMADIPLETDHMHYDDAVKRGAMALFGEKYGDEVRVVAIADESVELCGGTHLRATGQAGLFLIVSESGVAAGVRRIEALTGWNAMHAVLAQRSEQAQLSAMLKARPGEIVSRVESLQKENRTLRKDMERAAAQATSGQGRNIMDEATDVAGVKLLAAKVEVPNVKALRDLMDDVRSKLVSGIACLAAVDGDKVQLIIAVSKDLQTRFTAPQLIKDVAAEVGGSGGGRPDMAQAGGTNPAGIDAAFAKLRSLIGG; encoded by the coding sequence GTGATCACCGCCAACGAAATACGTCGCCGGTTTCTCGAATTCTACAAGGCCCACGGCCATGAGGCAGTGCGTTCGTCGTCGCTCGTCCCCAAGGACGACCCCAGCCTGCTGTTCACCAATGCGGGCATGGTGCAGTTCAAGAAGATTTTCCTCGGGCAGGAGAAGCGCGCCTACTCGCGTGCCACCACCTCGCAGAAATGCCTGCGTGTCGGCGGAAAGCACAACGACCTTGAGAATGTGGGCCGCACGGCGCGCCATCACACCTTCTTCGAGATGCTGGGCAACTTCTCGTTCGGCGATTACTTCAAGGAAGACGCCATCAAGTTCGCATGGAAGTTCCTCACCGAAGAGCTGAAGCTTCCCAAGGAACGCCTCTACGCCACCGTCTTCCGCGACGACGACGAGGCCGAACAGCTGTGGCTGAAGCACTCCGACATCCCGGCCGAACGCATCTACCGCATGGGCGAGAAGGACAACTTCTGGTCCATGGGCGACACCGGGCCATGCGGCCCCTGCTCGGAGATCCTCATCGACCAGGGCGAGCACATGACCTGCGGCCCTGATTGCGGCATCGGCAAGTGCGATTGCGACCGGTTCCTCGAAATCTGGAACCTCGTCTTCATGCAGTACGACCAGGACGCCACGGGCAAACGCGAACCGCTGCCCAAGCCCTCCATCGACACCGGCATGGGCCTTGAGCGCATCACCGCCGTGTGCCAGGGCGTGTTCTCGAACTTCGACACCGACATCTTCCAGGCCATCATCCAGTACACCTGCGGGCTGGCGAACGTCTCGTACCGTTCCGACGACGAGACGGACACGGCACTGCGCGTCATCGCCGACCACAGCCGCGCCATCGCCTTCATGATCACCGACGGCATCCTGCCCTCCAACGAGGGACGCGGGTACGTGCTGCGCCGCCTCATCAGGCGTGCCTACCGCTTCGGCAGGCTCATCGGCCTCACCGACACGTTCCTGCACAAGACGGCCCTCAAGGTCGTCGACATCATGGGTGACGACTACCCCGAACTGCGCGAGAACAGCGACTTCATGGCGCGCGTCGTGCGTGAAGAGGAAGACCGCTTCAACCGCACCCTCGACAAGGGCCTGTCCATGCTCGAAGACGAGCTGGCCACCCTGTCCGCCTCCGGCGCGGCTCACGTCCCGGGCGATATCGCCTTCCGCCTGTACGACACGTTCGGCTTCCCGCTCGACATCGTGAACGACATCGCCGAGAAGCGCGGTTTCAGCGTCGACGAGGACGGCTTCAAGGCCCTGATGAAGGAGCAGAAGGAGCGCGCCAAGGCCGCGTGGAAGGGGTCGGGCGAGAAGGACATCGCCAGCCGCTTCCAGCCGTTGCTCGAAGAGGGCATGCGTAGCGAGTTCATCGGCTACGACCACCTCTGCGGTGAAGGCCGCATCGTGGCCCTCATGGACGAACACGCCCTCGCCGTCGAGAGGCTCGCCGCCGGGCAGAAGGGCTACCTCGTGACCAACCGCACTCCCTTCTACGGTGCGTCGGGCGGTCAGTCCGGTGACATCGGCACCATCGCCTCGCCTTCCGGCAAGGTGCGTGTCGTCGACACCATCAAGCCCTCTCCCGAACTGGTCGTGCACCATGTCGAGGCTGTCGAAGGCGACATCCTGCTCGACCAGGAAGTCGACCTGACCGTCACTGAAGACGACCGTGTGGCCTCTGCCCGCAACCACACCTGCACCCACCTGCTCCATGCCGCCCTGCGCCGCGTGCTGGGCGACCATGTGAAGCAGGCCGGTTCGCTGGTGGCCCCCGACAGGTTGCGATTCGACTTCACCCACATCGCCCCCATGACACCGGAGGAACTCGCCGCCGTCGAGCGCGAGGTCAACCGTGTCATCATGGCCGACATCCCCCTCGAAACCGACCACATGCACTACGACGACGCCGTCAAGCGCGGGGCCATGGCCCTGTTCGGCGAGAAGTACGGCGACGAGGTTCGCGTCGTCGCCATTGCCGACGAATCGGTCGAACTGTGCGGCGGCACACACCTGAGGGCCACCGGACAGGCCGGACTCTTCCTCATCGTCTCCGAAAGCGGCGTCGCTGCCGGGGTTCGCCGCATCGAGGCCCTCACGGGCTGGAATGCGATGCATGCCGTCTTGGCACAGCGTAGCGAACAGGCCCAACTCTCGGCCATGCTCAAGGCACGCCCGGGCGAAATCGTATCCCGCGTCGAGTCTCTCCAGAAGGAGAACCGCACCCTGCGCAAGGACATGGAACGTGCTGCCGCACAGGCCACATCCGGTCAGGGACGCAACATCATGGATGAGGCGACCGATGTCGCCGGAGTGAAACTGCTCGCCGCCAAGGTCGAGGTACCCAACGTCAAGGCACTGCGCGACCTCATGGACGACGTGCGCTCCAAGCTGGTCTCCGGCATCGCCTGCCTCGCCGCGGTGGATGGCGATAAGGTTCAGCTCATCATCGCCGTCTCCAAAGACCTTCAGACCCGCTTCACCGCCCCGCAACTGATCAAGGACGTGGCAGCGGAAGTCGGCGGTTCCGGTGGCGGGCGCCCCGACATGGCACAGGCGGGCGGCACCAACCCCGCTGGTATCGACGCCGCATTCGCCAAGTTGCGTTCGCTCATCGGCGGCTAA
- the recA gene encoding recombinase RecA yields the protein MAKKPSLSPEEMRREALETALSTIERKYGLGAVMKLSDEAHVAIPVIPTGSIGLDLALGVGGVPRGRVTEIYGPESSGKTTLTLHIIAEAQKRGGTAAFIDAEHALDVAYARRLGVNTEELLISQPDFGEQALDIADMLVRSAAVDLVVIDSVAALIPQAELEGSMGDTQVGGQARLMSHALRKLTGTIHKSRTAVIFINQIRMKIGTMGYGSPETTTGGNALKFYSSVRMDIRKIQTLKDKEEVYGSRTRVKIVKNKVAPPFREALFDILYGTGISRTGEIIDLGSDAGIIDKSGSWFAFGSERLGQGKENVRALLEENAPLREAIEAKLIEHLGMTPTKFASSGEEPANDEENDL from the coding sequence ATGGCGAAGAAACCGAGCCTCAGCCCCGAAGAGATGCGCCGCGAGGCATTGGAGACCGCTCTTAGCACCATCGAGCGGAAGTACGGTCTGGGGGCGGTCATGAAACTGTCCGACGAGGCGCATGTCGCCATCCCCGTCATCCCCACCGGTTCCATCGGCCTTGACCTCGCACTGGGCGTAGGTGGCGTTCCGCGCGGTCGCGTGACGGAAATCTACGGCCCTGAATCCTCGGGCAAGACCACGCTGACCTTGCACATCATCGCCGAAGCCCAGAAACGCGGGGGTACGGCGGCGTTCATCGACGCCGAACATGCGCTCGACGTGGCCTATGCCCGCCGTCTTGGCGTCAACACCGAAGAGCTGCTCATCTCGCAGCCCGACTTCGGGGAACAGGCTCTCGACATCGCCGACATGCTCGTGCGTTCTGCGGCGGTCGACCTTGTGGTCATCGACTCCGTCGCCGCGCTCATCCCGCAGGCCGAACTCGAAGGCAGCATGGGCGACACGCAGGTGGGCGGTCAGGCGCGCCTCATGTCGCACGCACTGCGCAAGCTCACCGGCACCATCCACAAGTCGCGCACCGCCGTCATCTTCATCAACCAGATACGCATGAAGATCGGCACCATGGGCTACGGCAGCCCCGAGACGACCACCGGCGGCAACGCACTCAAGTTCTACAGTTCCGTCCGTATGGACATCCGCAAGATACAGACCCTCAAGGACAAGGAAGAGGTCTACGGCTCGCGCACCCGGGTCAAGATCGTGAAGAACAAGGTCGCCCCGCCCTTCCGCGAGGCCCTGTTCGACATCCTCTACGGCACCGGCATCTCGCGCACCGGTGAAATCATCGACCTCGGTTCCGATGCGGGCATCATCGACAAGAGCGGCTCGTGGTTCGCCTTCGGTTCAGAGAGACTGGGCCAGGGCAAGGAGAACGTCCGCGCCCTTCTCGAAGAGAACGCCCCCCTGCGCGAGGCCATCGAAGCCAAGCTCATCGAACACCTTGGCATGACTCCCACCAAATTCGCCTCATCAGGCGAAGAGCCCGCCAACGACGAAGAGAACGACCTCTAG
- a CDS encoding DUF814 domain-containing protein, translating into METQHYHAVALLSGGLDSILAVKLVEEQGLRVKCLHFVSPFFGKPSQVRRWRSIYALDITTVDVSDDFARMLAERPQHGFGKVMNPCVDCKILMLRRARELMTQYGATFIITGEVLGQRPMSQRRDTLNVIRRDAEVRDLLLRPLSAKLLDPTPFELSGMVDRERLLAISGRGRKEQMALAERFALEEIPTPAGGCKLAERENARRYWPVLVHAPTVTAAEFRLSNIGRQYWQGAHWLSIGRHQKDNEALERFAFPGDLRFKVVGYPGPLAVGRQFNGQPWSEEVVCDAASFVASFSPKAVRDGIAVAVRVTCGETVREVQVMPARATVLGWAEDEWPVVREAIRADARARALPVHATPDDGRDGEAE; encoded by the coding sequence ATGGAAACGCAACACTACCATGCCGTAGCGCTGCTCTCGGGTGGGCTCGACAGCATCCTCGCCGTCAAGCTCGTCGAAGAGCAGGGACTGCGCGTCAAATGCCTGCACTTCGTCTCTCCCTTCTTCGGCAAGCCTTCTCAGGTGCGCCGCTGGCGTTCGATATATGCCCTGGACATCACCACGGTCGACGTGAGCGACGATTTCGCCCGTATGCTCGCCGAACGCCCGCAGCACGGGTTCGGCAAGGTCATGAACCCGTGCGTCGACTGCAAGATTCTCATGCTGCGCCGTGCGCGTGAACTGATGACCCAATACGGTGCCACGTTCATCATCACGGGCGAGGTGCTCGGACAGCGCCCCATGTCGCAGCGGCGTGACACGCTCAACGTCATCAGGCGCGATGCCGAGGTGCGCGACCTGTTGCTGCGCCCCCTCAGCGCAAAGCTGCTCGACCCCACCCCCTTCGAGCTTTCCGGGATGGTCGACCGCGAACGTCTGCTTGCCATCTCCGGGCGGGGACGCAAGGAACAGATGGCACTCGCCGAGCGTTTCGCACTTGAGGAGATTCCGACCCCCGCGGGTGGCTGCAAGCTCGCCGAACGCGAGAACGCGCGTCGCTACTGGCCCGTGCTCGTGCATGCGCCCACCGTCACCGCCGCCGAGTTCCGGCTTTCGAACATCGGGCGGCAATACTGGCAGGGGGCCCACTGGCTCTCCATCGGCCGCCACCAGAAGGACAACGAGGCGCTGGAGCGCTTCGCCTTTCCGGGTGACCTGCGTTTCAAGGTCGTGGGCTACCCGGGCCCCTTGGCCGTGGGACGTCAGTTCAACGGACAACCGTGGTCGGAAGAGGTCGTGTGCGACGCCGCGTCGTTCGTGGCGTCGTTCTCACCCAAGGCCGTGCGGGACGGCATCGCTGTCGCTGTTCGCGTGACGTGCGGCGAGACGGTGCGCGAGGTGCAGGTGATGCCCGCCCGAGCAACGGTTCTCGGCTGGGCCGAGGATGAGTGGCCTGTGGTGCGGGAGGCCATCAGGGCCGATGCGCGAGCGCGCGCCCTGCCCGTACATGCGACCCCGGACGATGGTCGCGACGGCGAGGCGGAATAG
- a CDS encoding sodium-dependent transporter, whose protein sequence is MAQQTSGRDGFATRLGVLAATLGSAVGLGNIWKFPALTGQNGGATFLLVYIIATLLVGLPVMISEIMLGRKAKANAVRTYRELGPKGQPWSLIGISGVIAAVLIMGFYTDVAGWVFAYIFKAMSGSIATTDPAVAKEAFVALVGSPTQSLMWQWIVLALVSAIILGGVSSGIERTTKILMPVLLLLLCVVCARSLTLPKAAEGLAFLFTPDFSKITGGVILMALGLAFFKLSIGMGTMTTYGSYFRDDQNIPVTAARVMLCDLSISILAGVAIFPAVFNFGFEPSAGPSLLFMTIPAVFASMPGGQLFTVIFFCLTAIAATGAMLSLFEVPVAWLVEEFKMSRAKATIGTALVLGVMGAPATLSMSVLGDFKMFGLNMFDLYDFVSSNILLPVGGIFICIFAGWVWGSKRTRELLSNGGHLDNAAVVSGFLFVVKWVSPVLVTIVLLNGLKLF, encoded by the coding sequence ATGGCACAACAGACTTCTGGACGCGATGGTTTCGCGACTCGCCTCGGCGTACTCGCGGCCACGCTCGGTTCCGCAGTCGGCCTCGGCAACATCTGGAAGTTCCCGGCACTCACCGGGCAGAACGGTGGGGCCACCTTTCTTCTTGTGTACATCATAGCCACGCTGCTGGTGGGTCTGCCTGTCATGATTTCCGAGATCATGCTGGGGCGCAAGGCCAAGGCCAACGCCGTGCGCACCTATCGTGAACTCGGCCCCAAGGGGCAGCCGTGGTCGCTCATCGGTATCTCCGGTGTCATCGCGGCCGTGCTCATCATGGGTTTCTACACTGATGTGGCCGGGTGGGTCTTCGCCTATATCTTCAAGGCCATGAGCGGCAGCATCGCCACCACCGACCCCGCGGTCGCCAAGGAGGCCTTCGTGGCCCTCGTCGGCAGCCCCACGCAGTCGCTGATGTGGCAGTGGATAGTGCTGGCCCTTGTGAGTGCCATCATCCTCGGCGGCGTCTCTTCGGGTATCGAGCGCACCACCAAGATTCTCATGCCTGTGCTGCTGCTCCTGCTGTGCGTCGTCTGTGCGCGCAGCCTGACGCTGCCCAAGGCTGCGGAAGGTCTGGCCTTCCTCTTCACGCCCGATTTCTCCAAGATCACGGGTGGGGTCATTCTCATGGCGCTGGGCCTCGCCTTCTTCAAGCTGTCCATCGGCATGGGTACCATGACCACCTACGGCAGCTACTTCCGTGACGACCAGAACATCCCCGTCACCGCCGCCCGCGTCATGCTGTGCGACCTGTCCATCTCCATCCTCGCGGGTGTCGCCATCTTCCCGGCGGTGTTCAACTTCGGTTTCGAGCCCTCGGCCGGGCCCAGCCTGCTGTTCATGACCATTCCTGCGGTCTTTGCGTCCATGCCGGGTGGTCAGCTGTTCACCGTCATCTTCTTCTGCCTCACTGCCATCGCCGCCACCGGCGCCATGCTCTCGCTCTTCGAAGTGCCCGTGGCGTGGCTCGTGGAAGAGTTCAAGATGTCGCGTGCCAAGGCCACCATCGGCACTGCACTGGTGCTTGGCGTCATGGGTGCCCCTGCCACGCTGTCCATGAGCGTGCTGGGCGACTTCAAGATGTTCGGACTGAATATGTTCGACCTGTACGACTTCGTGTCGTCCAACATCCTGCTGCCCGTGGGCGGTATCTTCATCTGCATCTTCGCCGGTTGGGTGTGGGGTTCGAAGCGTACCCGCGAACTTCTGAGCAACGGCGGTCATCTCGACAATGCCGCTGTGGTCTCCGGCTTCCTGTTCGTGGTGAAGTGGGTAAGCCCCGTGCTTGTCACCATCGTGCTGCTCAACGGCCTGAAGCTCTTCTAG
- a CDS encoding HAD family hydrolase — MPDVPSHPSSSTHDKVLLFDWGGTLMRSMPRWQGTSAGWTREEAIPHAPETLHCLATGWRMGLASNACESDEDPIRASLDTIGIGNLFEHIFTWRSVGSPKPWGPFWSHVLRNLKVAPARVVMVGDDWMGDVWGARQAGLCGVWFNPHSDEVREREGVRTIHDFRSLPDVLADLGF, encoded by the coding sequence ATGCCCGACGTTCCATCGCATCCGTCATCATCTACGCATGACAAGGTACTGCTCTTCGACTGGGGCGGTACGCTCATGCGTTCCATGCCCCGGTGGCAGGGGACATCTGCCGGATGGACCCGTGAAGAGGCCATCCCCCACGCACCCGAGACATTGCACTGTCTCGCCACAGGCTGGCGCATGGGCCTCGCCTCCAACGCCTGCGAATCCGACGAAGACCCCATTCGCGCATCCCTCGACACCATCGGCATCGGAAATCTCTTCGAGCACATCTTCACGTGGCGCAGTGTGGGCAGTCCCAAGCCATGGGGCCCCTTCTGGAGTCATGTCCTGCGCAACCTGAAGGTGGCGCCCGCGAGGGTGGTCATGGTCGGTGACGACTGGATGGGCGACGTATGGGGCGCCCGACAGGCGGGGCTGTGCGGCGTATGGTTCAACCCGCATAGCGACGAAGTGCGTGAACGCGAAGGCGTTCGCACCATACACGACTTCAGGTCACTGCCTGACGTCCTCGCAGACCTCGGTTTCTAG
- the argH gene encoding argininosuccinate lyase produces the protein MAEKKMWGGRFKQGTATLVEEYTESVSYDRALYAQDIAGSMAHARMLARQGVLTAEEAAIIVDGLATVRSEIEAGSFVWRREFEDVHMNIENRLTELVGDVGKKLHTGRSRNDQVALDFRLFVSDRVRVWRELGRDLVGVIVDQARQHTATLLPGCTHMQPAQPVSLAQHLLAYAWMLRRDIDRLEDCDKRARVCPLGAAALAGTTYPLDPASVADELGMYGTFRNSMDAVSDRDFVLEALFDGSVIMAHLSRLCEEFILWANPAFGYIFLPDAYATGSSIMPQKKNPDVAELMRGKTGRVYGALTTMLTTVKGLPMTYNRDLQEDKEPFIDADRTVSASLEIMAGMLREVRFNTARMRTALRSGFLNATELADYLVGKGIPFREAHHLTGAAVALAEEKGVTLEELPLEDYRGICDRIDEDVYPILEPEAAVSRRETPGGTGPRSVAAQIAELDSWLGR, from the coding sequence ATGGCCGAAAAGAAGATGTGGGGCGGACGCTTCAAGCAGGGTACCGCCACCCTCGTCGAGGAGTACACGGAGTCGGTCTCGTATGACCGGGCCCTCTACGCGCAGGACATCGCGGGCTCCATGGCACATGCGCGGATGCTCGCCCGTCAGGGGGTGCTCACCGCCGAAGAGGCGGCCATCATCGTGGATGGCCTCGCCACCGTGCGCTCTGAAATCGAAGCGGGCAGCTTCGTCTGGCGTCGCGAGTTCGAAGACGTCCATATGAACATCGAGAACCGCCTGACCGAACTCGTCGGCGACGTGGGCAAGAAACTGCACACGGGACGCAGCCGCAACGACCAGGTCGCGCTCGACTTCAGGCTCTTCGTCTCCGACAGGGTGCGCGTATGGCGCGAACTCGGGCGAGACCTCGTGGGCGTCATCGTCGACCAGGCACGCCAGCACACCGCCACCCTGCTGCCCGGCTGCACCCACATGCAGCCCGCACAGCCCGTGAGCCTTGCACAGCACCTGCTGGCCTACGCGTGGATGCTGCGCCGCGACATCGACCGGCTTGAAGACTGCGACAAGCGCGCCCGCGTCTGCCCTCTGGGGGCGGCGGCGCTCGCCGGAACGACCTATCCGCTCGACCCCGCATCCGTCGCCGACGAACTGGGCATGTACGGCACCTTCCGCAACAGCATGGATGCCGTCTCTGACCGCGACTTCGTTCTGGAGGCCCTGTTCGACGGGTCGGTGATCATGGCGCACCTCTCGCGCCTGTGCGAAGAGTTCATCCTGTGGGCCAATCCGGCATTCGGCTACATCTTCCTGCCTGACGCGTACGCCACGGGCTCGTCCATCATGCCCCAGAAGAAGAACCCCGACGTGGCCGAACTCATGCGCGGCAAGACGGGGCGGGTCTACGGTGCACTCACCACCATGCTCACCACGGTCAAGGGACTTCCCATGACCTACAACCGCGACCTTCAGGAAGACAAGGAACCGTTCATCGACGCCGACCGTACCGTCAGCGCGTCGCTTGAAATCATGGCCGGAATGCTGCGGGAAGTGCGCTTCAACACCGCACGGATGCGCACGGCCCTGCGTTCCGGCTTCCTGAACGCCACCGAACTTGCCGACTACCTCGTGGGCAAGGGCATCCCCTTCCGTGAGGCACACCACCTTACCGGGGCTGCCGTGGCGCTTGCCGAAGAGAAGGGTGTGACCCTCGAAGAGCTTCCGCTGGAAGACTACCGGGGCATCTGCGACCGCATCGACGAGGACGTGTACCCCATCCTCGAACCTGAAGCCGCCGTCTCGCGTCGCGAGACCCCCGGCGGTACCGGGCCGCGTTCGGTGGCAGCCCAGATCGCCGAACTCGACAGCTGGCTCGGCCGCTAG